Within Kineothrix sp. MB12-C1, the genomic segment TTATCTTCCTTCCAAGTACATACCGGTAAACACCGCAATACAGAAGAAAGGAAAGAACAGGAAAAGCCATTGGGCTCAGCCGAAAGGAACGGGCGAATTGACCTGTAAGCAAAAAGAAAATTGCCCGTGTCATTCCACAGCCCGCACAAGGAAAACCTGTCGTAAGTACAAGCGGACAAAATGCATGAAATACTACATGCATGAAAATATAATATGCAAGAAAGATGAGTATTACTACTTTGTAATCCCATAAATCGGAAGCAATACGCCTCCCAATATCTTCTAA encodes:
- a CDS encoding DUF2752 domain-containing protein, coding for MKNRLEDIGRRIASDLWDYKVVILIFLAYYIFMHVVFHAFCPLVLTTGFPCAGCGMTRAIFFLLTGQFARSFRLSPMAFPVLSFLLYCGVYRYVLGRKIKGFYIGMIVLVAALLIVYVYRMYTIFPNRPPYVYTRGNFLESHIPYYREFLRRLLGI